Proteins from one Hemicordylus capensis ecotype Gifberg chromosome 7, rHemCap1.1.pri, whole genome shotgun sequence genomic window:
- the SCN1B gene encoding sodium channel subunit beta-1, with the protein MATLRPISLLLCLALATLCQGGCVEVDSLTEAVVGNSFRLQCISCKKRSETTAVTFVEWYFKNKEMDEHIKFLHYDPMEHDKPMVLDDRFEDRVRWDGTKKIADLQDVSIMLTNVTNDHRGDYICSVNRTLEFDGGFTHNVMVNKTIHLSVVDKANRDMASIVSEIMMYVLIVVLTIWLVAEMVYCYKKIAAATEAAAQENASEYLAITSESKENCTGVQVAE; encoded by the exons CGACACTATGCCAAGGTGGCTGTGTGGAGGTGGACTCACTCACAGAAGCGGTGGTCGGCAATTCCTTCAGACTGCAGTGCATCTCCTGTAAGAAGCGCAGCGAGACTACGGCCGTGACCTTTGTGGAGTGGTACTTCAAGAATAAGGAGATGGACGAACACATCAAG TTCCTTCACTATGACCCAATGGAGCATGATAAGCCCATGGTCTTAGACGACCGCTTTGAAGACCGGGTGAGATGGGACGGCACCAAGAAAATTGCGGACCTGCAGGACGTTTCCATTATGCTGACGAACGTGACGAACGACCACAGGGGCGACTACATCTGTAGCGTCAACCGCACCCTTGAATTTGATGGGGGCTTCACGCACAACGTCATGGTGAACAAGACGATCCACCTTTCTGTGGTCGATAAGG CAAACCGGGACATGGCGTCCATCGTCTCCGAGATCATGATGTACGTTCTCATTGTCGTCCTGACCATCTGGCTGGTGGCTGAGATGGTCTATTGCTACAAGAAGATTGCCGCGGCGACAGAAGCAGCTGCTCAAGAAAACGC CTCCGAGTACTTGGCCATCACGTCGGAAAGCAAGGAAAACTGTACAGGGGTGCAGGTAGCTGAATAG